The Vicia villosa cultivar HV-30 ecotype Madison, WI linkage group LG1, Vvil1.0, whole genome shotgun sequence genome includes a region encoding these proteins:
- the LOC131643562 gene encoding tubulin beta-1 chain has translation MREILHIQGGQCGNQIGAKFWEVVCAEHGIDSTGRYQGNTEMQLERVNVYYNEASCGRFVPRAVLMDLEPGTMDSVRSGPYGQIFRPDNFVFGQSGAGNNWAKGHYTEGAELIDSVLDVVRKEAENCDCLQGFQVCHSLGGGTGSGMGTLLISKIREEYPDRMMLTFSVFPSPKVSDTVVEPYNATLSVHQLVENADECMVLDNEALYDICFRTLKLTTPSFGDLNHLISATMSGVTCCLRFPGQLNSDLRKLAVNLIPFPRLHFFMVGFAPLTSRGSQQYRALTVPELTQQMWDSKNMMCAADPRHGRYLTASAMFRGKMSTKEVDEQMINVQNKNSSYFVEWIPNNVKSTVCDIPPTGLKMASTFIGNSTSIQEMFRRVSEQFTAMFRRKAFLHWYTGEGMDEMEFTEAESNMNDLVSEYQQYQDATADEEGYDFEDEEEVQEEEEEV, from the exons ATGCGTGAGATTCTTCACATCCAGGGAGGACAATGCGGGAACCAAATCGGAGCCAAGTTTTGGGAGGTTGTGTGCGCGGAGCACGGGATCGACTCCACCGGAAGGTACCAAGGGAACACTGAAATGCAACTCGAGCGAGTTAACGTGTACTACAATGAAGCGAGTTGTGGAAGATTCGTACCTCGAGCTGTGCTCATGGATCTGGAGCCAGGGACCATGGACAGTGTCAGATCTGGTCCTTACGGACAGATTTTCCGGCCGGATAATTTCGTTTTTGGACAGTCCGGTGCCGGAAATAACTGGGCGAAAGGTCACTATACCGAGGGAGCTGAGTTGATTGACTCGGTACTCGATGTTGTGAGGAAGGAAGCAGAGAATTGTGACTGTCTTCAAG GGTTTCAGGTTTGCCACTCCCTTGGTGGTGGAACTGGTTCTGGAATGGGAACACTTTTGATTTCCAAGATCAGAGAAGAATACCCTGATCGAATGATGCTTACTTTCTCTGTGTTTCCGTCTCCTAAAGTATCTGACACTGTTGTTGAACCTTATAATGCTACACTCTCTGTCCACCAACTTGTTGAGAACGCGGATGAGTGTATGGTTTTGGATAATGAAGCTCTCTACGATATTTGCTTCCGCACTCTTAAACTCACCACTCCAAGCT TTGGAGATTTGAACCATCTAATTTCAGCCACAATGAGTGGTGTTACATGTTGTCTCCGATTCCCTGGTCAATTGAACTCTGATCTTCGCAAACTGGCAGTGAATCTAATTCCTTTCCCTCGTTTGCATTTCTTCATGGTGGGTTTTGCCCCACTCACTTCTCGTGGCTCACAGCAGTACAGGGCTCTCACTGTACCTGAGCTGACCCAACAGATGTGGGATTCCAAGAACATGATGTGCGCCGCTGATCCTCGCCACGGGCGTTACTTGACAGCATCTGCCATGTTCCGTGGTAAGATGAGCACGAAGGAGGTTGATGAGCAGATGATCAATGTTCAGAACAAGAATTCATCATACTTTGTTGAATGGATTCCCAACAATGTGAAATCAACCGTCTGTGATATCCCTCCAACCGGTCTTAAAATGGCTTCTACATTCATCGGCAACTCAACATCTATTCAAGAAATGTTTAGGAGGGTGAGTGAGCAATTCACGGCTATGTTCCGAAGAAAAGCTTTCTTGCATTGGTACACTGGAGAGGGTATGGATGAGATGGAGTTTACTGAAGCCGAGAGTAACATGAATGACCTTGTTTCTGAGTACCAGCAGTACCAAGATGCTACTGCAGACGAAGAGGGGTATGACTTTGAAGATGAGGAAGAAGTCCAGGAGGAGGAAGAGGAAGTTTAG